One Methanomicrobia archaeon genomic region harbors:
- a CDS encoding class I SAM-dependent methyltransferase: protein FDLKLVYTLVSNQDDWDRYEGLQWYAADEWASENPDDADVEEVLKRVCENRENYLRWGRETFGWAIYLFKKEVIKR from the coding sequence AGTTTGATTTGAAGCTTGTCTACACGTTGGTGAGCAACCAAGATGATTGGGATAGGTATGAAGGGTTGCAGTGGTATGCAGCGGATGAGTGGGCGAGTGAGAATCCGGACGATGCTGATGTTGAAGAAGTATTGAAACGTGTATGTGAGAATAGGGAAAATTACCTGAGGTGGGGACGAGAGACGTTTGGGTGGGCGATCTATTTGTTCAAGAAGGAAGTTATTAAAAGATAG
- a CDS encoding restriction endonuclease produces MSEAPNLQDYMLPVLKLFEDGEEHLYKEIPAHLEAGFTLLQTDTPKRARIMINGVIGYFVKALVLEKTGNQRFKITTRGLSLLKSKPERITVKELKQFKEFDEFIQSRYKKVDKVTPDEAAGSIPEDAIDSAYQTHKENLADELLDKVKQGTWQFFEMLVKDLLVAMGYGDPHDEGHLTQRPADGGIDGIIKEDKLGLDIICIQAKKWDNPVGRPEIQKFTGSLESNHARKGVFITTSNFTGEAKEYVRAIEKKIILIDGRRLSELMIDYDVGVGTLKTYKVKQVDNDYFTIV; encoded by the coding sequence ATGAGTGAAGCACCTAACTTACAGGACTATATGTTGCCTGTATTGAAGCTATTCGAAGATGGTGAGGAACACTTGTACAAGGAGATTCCAGCACATCTTGAAGCTGGATTCACCTTGTTGCAGACAGATACGCCTAAAAGGGCCCGGATCATGATCAACGGCGTAATCGGATATTTTGTGAAAGCACTCGTTCTCGAGAAGACCGGTAACCAAAGATTCAAAATAACCACTCGAGGCCTTTCACTCCTTAAGAGTAAGCCGGAAAGGATTACTGTTAAGGAACTTAAGCAGTTTAAGGAGTTCGACGAGTTTATCCAGAGCAGATACAAGAAAGTGGATAAGGTCACCCCAGACGAGGCTGCGGGAAGCATTCCGGAAGATGCTATCGACTCTGCCTATCAGACCCATAAAGAGAATCTTGCGGACGAGTTACTTGATAAAGTTAAACAAGGGACATGGCAATTTTTCGAAATGCTTGTCAAAGATCTTCTTGTCGCTATGGGTTACGGAGACCCACATGATGAAGGTCATCTAACACAGAGACCTGCCGACGGGGGAATAGATGGGATCATCAAGGAGGACAAACTCGGTCTCGACATAATATGCATTCAAGCGAAAAAATGGGATAATCCAGTCGGGCGCCCAGAGATTCAGAAGTTCACGGGAAGTCTGGAAAGTAACCATGCAAGAAAGGGCGTATTTATCACAACTTCGAATTTCACTGGTGAAGCGAAGGAATACGTCCGGGCGATAGAGAAGAAGATCATCCTTATTGATGGGAGGCGATTAAGCGAACTAATGATTGACTATGACGTTGGCGTTGGGACACTGAAAACCTATAAAGTGAAACAAGTTGATAATGACTACTTCACGATAGTCTAA